The genomic stretch GTTATCATTCATGACAAAACTTCTTTGCAACAAATGACTGAGTGGTTGTATCACAAACTTGAGTGAAAtaatgaagaagatgaaaagTTATTTATATTGGATATGCAATTCAGACTGGTCCTGGATGGCTGTGGCTGCCGTTTTAGGACCATTCATTTGATTCTTCTGAACAGTAAGTTTCTGGCTTTCAGTGTTGGGTAGTGTGGTTTTAACCAGTTTATGTTTCCCATTGAAGGAACTGATTGCAAAAGACTAACTTCTTGGGGAATATATTAATGTATTTTTGTAATTCTTTTTAGTTTGTATCAAATTAAACCGCAAATCTAGGACAACACTTAGATTTGTCATTTTCTTGCCTAAAAAATTTTTGGCAATCTGTGGATTTTTTACCCTCTTTCAGCTCCAAGTAGTATAAATTTTGGTTATTAGTATTTTTGGAAGATTACCCATTTTGCTATATTGTTTGAACTGTATCTGTCAGATTATCTTCATATCCTCTTTGTATGTATTCCATTCTTTGCTCATTTAAGTTCTACTTTCATGTTAGCAGTATGAATTTGCAATTAATTGTTGCTTCCCTTTCTGGGTTAAACCGTTAAGAGTTATATTGGTTGATGGACTAGATATGCAAGCAATCTTGAGAACAAGAGGGTGGAGCTTTTTGAGGGGCCAGGTGAAGGATTTGCCGAAGACAATGTATTGCTAGCTTCTTGTAAGCAATATTGCTCTTACTGTATGCTTTTCCCTTTCCCCAGTTTGACCTGCTTCTGCCTATAAATGTGCTCCACTGTCCATgtcttccttctttttccctctatagtggataaaaaaatttcaccttCAATTTCCTGCAGCTATTACTTTGTTCCTATCAGTCTATTAAGGTGATATGTGTACTGGATGGCTCTTTTCTTTGGTTGTTAGCTAATTTAAGCTCTCTTTTACCAAACTACCTTAATAACAACTGGATATTTACATTCCATTGAAACATCTAGAACCAATCCCACCCAAGTAACAAAGTGGATGgttttaaatttctcaaaattattTCCACTCTGAGTAGTATTTTGGCTGTAACTGACTTCAAGGAGTTATGTAAAACTATTTTTCTTCTTGGTTCCTTCTTTTGGGGGTTGGGGTGGGGGGCGTGGGGGTAATGGAAGGATATTAGTCTGTATAGTCGCGTGTCACACAACCATTATTTTAAAACAAAAGGTAACTTGCTTTTACATTCAGAAGCAAAATTTCTTTCCATGATTTAAGATAGACGAACCAAATTGTGTACAACAAGTGATTTATGgttaaaaaagaggaaaataaaaCCCAATTTGCAACACAATTTAACACCAGTGGAGCGATAGTCTCTCTATGGTTTTCGAGTTCTATCTGTCATGCACCTTTTAGCAGCAAATTAGTTGGCATTTTTTCTGTTGCTATTGTATATGAAGATTTCTGATAGAAAATGTGAAAGTGCAGCCATGTCGAATCAACAATTAATGGATCATGGAAACAAGATGATGGATGAAACAGATCAAGTTATTGAGAGATCAAAAAAGGTTAGTGCAGTTCCAGGAAGACCAACAACTTTAATGTTCCTAAAAGAGACTCTTTATTTCTTTACTATGATGTCCACCAGAATTCTATAAACAGTGCTATGTTGAGGTCTAATTAGGAAAGAGAATTTCCCCAACCTGTGATATGACAACATTTAGCTGCACTTGTTCTTGCTGACCTATGGTCTCCATTATTTATTGGGTACCCTTTTCCCCTTCTATTCATTAGTCTTCCtgtattcttttctttctgtACTTCTGTACTAATGTTAAATGTCACAATTAAACACGAAGAAGCAAAACTATTTGTCTATACAAAGTGCTGCTtctaaaatctaaaataaaaaaataggggaaTATCTCTTGTGAAGTGTGTTTTTTCAGAAGCATGGAAAACTTCATGTGTATTAAAAGTGCAGGGCCAAACAATTAGTTGCCACATTCAAACGAATGATTGATCTGGATTGGGAAACAGATGATATAACCTATGTATCTCCCTTGCTCAATGGAACCACACTCTTGCTTGCTGCAGCTAGACAGGAGGACTTTCTATAAATCAGTTTCTTTGGTGTTTTCACTTGAAGATCAGTCACAATAATAAAAGATAACTCCAGTTGTTCTGCTAATTTTTTGGAAGTATactttaaaaatttaaaagcttTTTGTTTGTCTGGTTTGCTTGTGATAGGTTGTCCATGAGACCGTTAATGTCGGGACAGAGACTGCAGCTGCTTTAAAGGCACAGGTGTGTAATTTGTAGTTGCTGCACAAACACACTgagaaaaaagtagaaaaaggaaacagaCATTCCCAGTTTTCTACCATTCTGTGTTATGATTTAAGCGTGTCTTATATTGTTCTTCTTTTTATCCTTTTTCTCctttattgtggtggtttgaATGGCTGGGCATTGGTCATCCAGACTGAACAAATGAGTAGGATCGTTAATGAGTTGGATTCCATTCATTTCTCTATAAAGAAGGCTTCGCAGTTGGTCAAGGAAATTGGTAGGCAGGTCAATCTCTGAAATTTGGTATTCATCTCTCTGTCTGTTTTATGCCCCATATTATTCCATTTACTCACTTTGATTCCTTAACTAGGTTGCAACTGATCGATGCATTATGGGCTTGCTCTTCCTCATCGTGGTTGGTGTGATAGCCATCATAATTGTGAAGGTTGGTTATCTGCTTACTTCTCTTCTCTCTAAGTTGCCATGTGGAACTCTTCAATGACCAAAAAGTTTCCCATACGTGTTGCAATGTTCAATTATATTTCTGGGGTTGATTGATTCTTCCTGATTGATGGATAGCATGATAGTCAACCTTTCCCAGCTGTCATGAAATTTGCCATCAATTCCCAAAGGTGTGCTGTCTGATTTATTAGGCAATAAAGTCTATTGCACAGGAACTTCATGTTCATCATACTTTATTCTTGCGCTTATATTTTGCCAGGGCAGGCCCCAGAATAAGAAATAATAAAACGAGAAAATTGTGTCCATAAGTTGTTCctttccaaaaaaaacaaagggtTAAAGCTATTGAGCAAGCTTATATACAAAACTGTTGCTGTTGTAGTGAATCTTTGCAGAGATTACTTTCCTTTTTTGCGGGCCCTTGGTGTCTACGATTTGTGGAGCAGATGGCTGGGATTTGAAGTTATTAGGATAGAAAAGTTAATGAAGCAGCATATAAAACATAGGAGTAAATTAACATAAATTCAGTTCTTGTTCATTTGACTCTATGTTTTAGGTAATTTACACCTGTATTTCTCTTCTGCTTCATTTACTATTATGATTATTAGTTGTGTTAAAAGAGGTAATTGGCTTTATACCGCTGAGTTTTTTCACACTTTTGAATTTCCAGATTGTGAATCCACACAACAAAGACATTCGGGATATTCCTGGATTGGCACCTCCAGCCCCAAGCAGAAAATTACTTTGGAACCCTAATTGAAGACCTCTCTCTTCTCTGCAAATAGCTGCAGCAGGTTATTTGCATTTTGTGTGCAATGATGGATAGTGCTATCTTGTGACATTGTTGGAGGAACCTGATGTGCGCATTGGGTATATCATTGCCGTCGGGTGCCAAAGATGTGCCGAAACCATCTTTGCCAGCCAGATTTCATCAGTAACAATCCCTCAAACATTCTTGTGTCTAGCTGACTAGGTCTAATGGGAAATTCTTTGTATTTTCgtttcatttttcttactttataaAAAACATTCCCATTCGAGTGAGAGAAATAGAAATACACACGGCTTCCTTTGTAATATTTTATACTTCAAGGTTGTATTACTACTAAGTATATTTGGCTACGCACTGTCAGTTTACCTCGAAACATTTTTTTGTATACCATCCCCTAGATTATGTCATTATACCACCTCTAGGAGTGAAGAAATTCTGGCTCATTTTTGGCTGTTAATTTGTTGCCAAAACTTAACATCGATAAAATAAGGGAAATAGAGTAGAATGAGATTGGTACAATAacgattttctttttttggggtcaaattttGATTGTCCTTCCACCAGAGACATGAAACGCTGTTATGGTGTAAATAATGTACTTCCTAGAGGATGCAGATTTACCACACAGCTCATAAGCAATTCCTTCTCACTTCATGGTCAAATTCTTGGCCAGCTTTGACATGATTTGTCGAAGATTGTTTGTACTTTGTAGTGGTCTTTGACCCTTGGAGTACTCCATTACCAAACCACTGAGCTTGGCTCGATGTCTACCAAGGAGGGACTTAACTCTTTTTTTGGGTTATAGATGGGAGGGGGTTCTAATTCTACCTgcagcgaaaaaaatctaagggtGGTGTCAAAACACCTTTTTAGTTTAGTCAGGTCTGTATGAGGCTCTCCCTGTGAATTATGATAGAATAGGTTATCCACTTATTATTGTTggctgaaaagaaaaaaaaaagagtactcCATTGACAACCTCACCTTGGTTGAATcgcaaaattttatagtaaTAATTTCTTTTGGTGGGCAGCTACAATCGTAGCAATACCTCACAAAGATTTCAGCACTTTCGAACTTTTTGTTTCTTAGGGACACTTCTTCCCCACACTTAATCTTGTTTGTCAAAGCCCATCACTTCTGTAATGGTTTCAGAGCTCAAGAAGTCAACATATCTAATTTCCTCTAAGGCTTCTATTAAATTAAATTCTATCTGCAAACAAGTTTTGTATTAGAGTCGAGACTTGAGAGTGGTTTGGTTAAGATTCTTACCAACTACAAATAATTATCTTACTTGTTTCTTCACATTCTACTTGAGTGACATTATCCAATATTAAAACTGTCCATTATGCTTTATTATGctcatcaatttttttttcagaactTTATTGTCGTCAGTTATACAAGTTGTGTGAATTTATTCTggtaaagaaaataataaaactttacTGTTTGATTTACattttattgtatatttttttttactgtaAATAAAAGGTTTTAAACCCGAAACCTAATACTTACGCTTCTTTCTCGTCAGTACTGTTCAATTCATCCCTCCCCTTACTGTACGCTCTTGATATCCTTTGCTTCTGCCACAGTCAGATAAACTTCACCACATGATTTACTTTTGATTTACAAAATCTTGACTTGTGCTTCGTAAACAAAACCAATAAGTTTATATTTTAATACTATATGTTTCTAATTCGTTGCTTCTGCACTATCAGTTAATGATATTTAGACGTTTAAGGATTTATACATAATTCTTTAATACAAGTGTTGAAGTAAATAGTTACCACCAAGCATAAGGGAACGAGTGGAATCTTAGGCTGTCCTTGTGAGGATAttctttattatatttctcAATTACTTTTTCACTTTTCCCGTATCACATCTTAAAAAAgtgttaaaatatatttttctacaaaaattatCAATCCAAACGCCCTCCTTTTGAGTAACGAGCCTGTGGCTCTCCTCAACACCTAAAAAAAAGATTCGCAGAGTCAGTAAGCAAAAGCTTGAAAGTTCTTGATATGGGTTGAAATTTGAGGAGTCAATTGTCTTCTTTTTACCAACCCCCATTTAAAGGACGAGGACTTCCAGTGTCAACAATAACCCTCTATTATAGTTTCCTCCAATTACAGCCCACCAGAACCTCTCATTAGTCACGGTTGAACAATTTAAGTCACTAATCTTTATTTGCACAACCCCATTTGATTTGAAGAAATTTGGCATTTGCTATCAGCTAAGGTTACTAATTCCACAAGTTTGGAACccaagttttttgccaagtttgtctgctacaagttttttaaaaactttaactacagtaatctcaaaaaatttcttaaagtttttaaactatacatttcaaaatattcaaaaatctacacatttcaaaaaatttttaaaaaacttctacagtaagctacagtaaagttttagacaaactcccaaaaaactcaccttccaaacAGGGTAATTATAATATTTGATGATGCAATTCCTGTCATTAGTACAGATTTTAATAAtattatgatattttattaacaaaaaaaagagtTCCCACCACAACATTATATTATATACCCCAGTGGGGACACCTAACACAACAAACTAAGATAGTaaagcaaaacaaaaagaaaattcgaggtacatatttatcatatttttccCTTTCAATTTATTACACATGCTTTTGGTAAattttcacttatatatatatatatatatatatatattgtaaaGAGAAACAAATGAATTCAACGAAGTGCTTTTGTCCCTTCCACAGTAACttaatttgtttggattgtaattttctttaaaaaaattatatttttcatgaATACATTTCCTAATCATaattaaatttccaaaaaaaaagtaatctaAATGGGTTGAAGCAAAGCAGAACATAATGTCAACAAAAATACATATACAGTTATTAGCAGAATTCGAAGATTTTAGCAATTGTCTCTAAAATCCCATTACTATGGATGATTGCTCATGTAGAAAAAACTTGTTGAGGGctttaagaaagaaaaaacttgTTGAGGGctttaagaaagaaaaaacttgTTGAGGACATAGCACTGTGCATTAGAATATCTGCCAGGCAATTTCCACATCCAACCGTCCAAGTAAACCGTCATCTTGGAGACTTATCTGTCAAACCAATGTTTAAATGCGTGGATTAATTATAAATTGACTTTGACGGGAGCGTCTTCTTCAAAAGTCAATCGAGGTCCTTTTATTCTGCTCAAAATTAATTTCTTGTGTAATACTTATCAAACTAGCTGCATTCATTCACAAGAAacaaagagggaaaaaaaaaaaaagaagcaagaaaCGAATGATCATTAATGCACAGGTGCAtttagggctgtcaacgggtcgggtccaGGTCCGAAATTGGATCGGATCCAGGTCGGAActcattattccggacccgaACCCGGCATGCCATATTGGACCCAAATTCGGACCCGTTTATCCGACGGGTCTTCTACTCTATGTTTCGGATTCGGATCCGACGGATCTCGGATCCGGATCGGGTCTACCcgaaaaaaattaccaaaacttacaatttctaataaaaatggtaaaaaaatatatttgtaaactaatttttaactaatacaaaaaaaaaccaaataagaaaagaaatcaaattgactttactcaaatacatcactctaatcaaattatattgataaatttatattttttaaattattaattcatttatatctgGATCCGGATCTAATACGggccggaatactatattccgtatccgacccgtttttgtttgacaaaacgaaTCCGGATCCAGGTCCGGATAACGGAATTAAATCTCTACCCGTACCCGtaataatttcacggatccggtccggGTCCGGATCTAGACTCGGACCGTTGACAGGCCCGTGCATTACAATGAGAACAAACAAATTATAGTTAGTAAATGGGCATTTTTAGATGGGAGAGATTAAATTTACACATTCAATACATCAATAACGAGTCATACAATTGATCTTGAAACTTATACAAGATATGAAATAACGATGGAGAAATCTGAATTTAGCTCTCGCTTTTTTGGGTATATCATTGAATTGTAAAAGAAAGTACAAAACCTTTGCTTCCAAGAAAGCAACAAAAGAGTTAGTAGTAGAATCTTTGTGATGGTCAAATTCAAGCAAGATGATTGTCAAATAGTCGTGTTTTGTTAGCCAAGGAATTTAGTGGGTTGCGAGGCTAAAACTCTACTtaaagataagaaggtaagatCGACGCAATCAATTACTTCAGTGGACCAAACGAGAAATAAATTTCTCCATGTCCT from Coffea eugenioides isolate CCC68of chromosome 8, Ceug_1.0, whole genome shotgun sequence encodes the following:
- the LOC113779934 gene encoding novel plant SNARE 11, which gives rise to MASMSSVSEELTEIEGQVSDIFRALSNGFQKLEKIKDTSRQSRQLEELTQKMRDCKRLIKEFDRELKDLDFKIDSETSKILNEKKQSMIKELNSYVALKKQYASNLENKRVELFEGPGEGFAEDNVLLASSMSNQQLMDHGNKMMDETDQVIERSKKVVHETVNVGTETAAALKAQTEQMSRIVNELDSIHFSIKKASQLVKEIGRQVATDRCIMGLLFLIVVGVIAIIIVKIVNPHNKDIRDIPGLAPPAPSRKLLWNPN